The region TGTGTGTCTTTGTAAAGATTTTTGCTAGACAATGTTCGTGCTGTTACTTACTATCTTAATTGTATTAAGATTTTTTCATGCGCACATTTTCTGGGCAACGATTACTCTCATTATCTGTAGTTTCAGCATTAGTGTTTGTAATGGGATTTGAACATGTTGCTGCAGCAAATTTCCCTGATGTTCCTACCACTCATCAATCTTATCAGGCAGTACAGTATTTACGTGATCGCAATATTATTAATGGTTATCCAGATGGTCTCTTCCGACCAGACAATGTAGTCACTCGTGCTGAGTTAATCAAAATTGCTGCCAATGGTGCTGGTATTGCCACAGTAAGTTTTGCCAATCAAACACCATCTTTTCGTGATGTCGCCAATACTCATGCGCTGAAGCAGTATATTAATTGGGCCTTTGCTACTGGTGCTGTCAAAGGATATGGTGAAGGTATATTCCGTCCTGATGCTGCCGTGACTCGTGGTGAGGCGGCAAAGATTTTGCTTAAAATCAATAATTTACAACCGGAACCACCAACGAATTACTATTTAATTGATGCGCCACAAACGATGGAATTGGCTCCATACATTTATTTTTCTGTATTGAAAAATCTAGCATTAGCTAATG is a window of Candidatus Abawacabacteria bacterium DNA encoding:
- a CDS encoding S-layer homology domain-containing protein; its protein translation is MRTFSGQRLLSLSVVSALVFVMGFEHVAAANFPDVPTTHQSYQAVQYLRDRNIINGYPDGLFRPDNVVTRAELIKIAANGAGIATVSFANQTPSFRDVANTHALKQYINWAFATGAVKGYGEGIFRPDAAVTRGEAAKILLKINNLQPEPPTNYYLIDAPQTMELAPYIYFSVLKNLALANGNIYGTGIAMKRGEVAEMMYRLLVIKQNNYAPFGANPSTPSPTAAAVVPKTVNVSMQSFRYNPPALSINAGDTVVWKNMDTAPHTVTVKDLRIGDAGYFDSGSMGQNQTFSFTFTKKGTFNYTCIFHPEMVGSITVN